The Vibrio penaeicida sequence GCAAAAGGCGTTAGCGTTGCTGCACCAGCCAGCATTGCCCCCAGTATGGCAATTTGACCGTTGTACGCGACCCCTAGACCAGCTGCATCTATCGCTGAGGTCGCAAAAATCAGTATCGGGATATACAGAGGCAATACGAGTAAACTCAAAAGAACGCCACCTTTCTGCAATCCAACAGTAAGAGCAACACCTATTGCGCCAATGAAACTTAATGTTGGTGTCCCAACTAGAAGTGTTAAAACCACGGCACTCCAAGTATTAAAGTCTAGAGACAATAAGATTGCCAACAACGGGCTAATGAGTATCAGTGGTACTCCGGTCAAAATCCAATGCGCGATAACTTTTGCCATTACCGCCAACGGTAAAGGAACAGGCATCAACATCATCTGTTCCAGTGCTCCATCCTGAAAATCATCTCGAAAGAGCCTTTCTAATGACAGCAAAGCAGACAATAACGCTGCAACCCAGACGACGCCGGACGATATTCTTGCAAGTAAATTTGGCTCGGGACCGATACTTAAAGGAAATAAAGTAACGACGATAATGAAAAACCAAAGTGGATTAAGAATGTCTGCCTGACGACGAAAGGCAATGAGTAGTTCACGCCTTATTATTGATATCATTGCTCCGGTCATTAACTACTCGCCCAATTTAATTTTTCTGAGAAGAGGGTTGTCTGCGAACATATCTTGGTGAGTGGTTAAGAGCACCATTCCTCCTTTTTGCGCATGAGAGACAAATAGTGATTCTAGAACTTTAACACCCTGTTTATCGATTGCAGTTAGCGGTTCATCCAATATCCAAAGAGGGTGCTCGCTAAGCCATAATCTTGCTAATGCTACTCGCCTTTGTTGCCCTGCAGACAATTTACCAACGGGTATGTCTTCCCTTCCTGCAAGACCGACTTGAGCTAACGCTTCCCATAATGCATTTTTGTCTTTCAATCCTTGATGGACGTTCATATAGAATTCAAGGTTTTCTTGTGCACTGAGCTCTTTTTTAACACCCGTTTGGTGCCCTAAAAAGAGAAGATCGGAGTGGTACTCTTCCCTTGAAGAAAAAATGCTTTCACCTTTCCAGCATATAGAGCCTTCTTCAGAATCTCCAAGACCGGCGATAATGCGCAACAGTGTTGTCTTTCCGGTTCCATTTCGCCCTTCAACCTGGATTAAATCACCTGGGTTAACCTCAAAAGAAAGCGCTTCGAACAGCACTCTTTCATCACGGACAGCAGTAAGATTGGATACGTCTAACATGGTAAATGTCTTGATTTTATTAAGGGTATATCTTAGCACAATGCTAAATACACTAAACAGGATGCTCCACCAAGATTCATGAAAGAGCGTAAAAAAACATTAATCAAAAGTCATATTTTTATAAATATGCCTGCTAGATCATATAATTTTCAGAATAGAGAGGCGTTATTTGCTGGGGTAAATGGGGATATACAGAATGGGAGACGTCATAAAAAAAGGAGCCATTGGCTCCTTTCAATTATGTAGAAGTATCTTTTTGATCATTTTACGTTTTTTTGAGGACGCCTTTGATCTTGTCTTCGACGCGGAGCGGTTCGACCACTAAGGGGAGGAACTTTTTCTTTGCCTGCTATCTTATTTTGCAAAGACATCATTAGTTCAGCTTCGGCTTTAGGTAACTCGCACTCTTCAATAAGTTCGTTTATACCTGCACCCAGTTGAACCATTTTGCTCGCTCGGGTATACAATCGACCATCATTATCAGTATGTTCAATCTCGGTAATGCGCTCGTTTAAGTGCTGAATTATATCCTGCTGCTCTGCCACTTTCTGCCCAAGCCCGACCATTACGGATCTCACTTCAAGCAATTGTTTGTTCGTCTTTTGAAGCTCTTTCTCTAAAGCTCGAACCTGTTGGCGCTGCTGATCTACTTTTTTACGACCACTTTTCCGAATTCTGAGGAAAAACAATACCAGTAACAAGGCAACTAAAACGGAGCCACCTGCTACAAAAGGTAAAACAGAATACAACTCATCGCTCATTATAGGTGAGCCATTTCTTCCCATTCTTCATCAGAAAGAAGCTTGTTCAAATCAACCAAGATTAGAAGCTTGCCATCGCGGTTGCTCACACCTTGGATAAATTTAGCACTTTCGTCAGTACCAACACTTGGAGTAGTGTCGATTTCAGAAGAACGTAGATAAACAACTTCAGCCACACTATCGACAAGAATACCGATAACCTGACGCTCAGATTCGATAACAATAATACGTGTATTGTCAGTGATCTCACCTTGCATTAAACCAAAACGAGAACGAGTGTCGATAACAGTAACAACGTTACCACGCAAATTGATAATACCTAACACGTAATCTGGTGCACCTGGAACAGGAGCAATTTCCGTGTAGCGCAAAACTTCACGAACTTGCATTACGTTGATACCGTAGGTCTCATCTTCTAGCTGAAACGTTACCCACTGCAGAACCTCGTCGTTAACTTGGTCTTTTCTTACTTCTACTTCATTAGCTTGAGACATGTTTTATCCTCATCTGTGTCGCTACCGACAATTCTACTACTAACTGTCTAATGCTTTGACATCCAGCCCGGCATTGAGCATGGAAACTAACTCTTCTACATGAATTAAAGCACACATTTTCTCTTTAACCATGCCTGCCAACCAAGGTCGCTTACCTGCGCTTTCACGCCAGCGAACCTTTTCCGGCTCTAACCACTCGGTGCCCATCAATTGATTAGCAGCGAGCCCCCAATGGCTTTCGCCCAGCATTACAATATATTCATAATTCTCACGATGAGAATCATCAACCAGCTTTTCCGACATAACCCACCTAGCTGTATCGACAACATCAAGCTGTTCTTTACGGCTGGTTTGTAAACCTAAATACCAATCAGGTCGACCAATCAGGTGATTCAATTCTTCGTTCTTGCGATGAATCCCGCCTAGTTCGTCTAGCGGCACCGCAAAAGTCACGTTATTTACATCAAAGTAGAGTACTTGGAACGCCTCATGCCTTGCGACTGTGTGCCAAGTATCCTCTGCATCACCACCTGTTTTAGTTTGAGCCTCAACTTCGGTTGCTACTTCAACCTCTGGCTCTTCGACCTTATCTTCAACAATAGGTCTTTGTACTTCAGGTGCACTCTCTACTTTGGTAATTTCAGGCTCATCGACATTTATCTCTGGCTCTGAAACGACGATCTCAGGTTCTGCAATAGCGATGTCTGGCTCAGCGATTGCTACCTCTGGTTCGTCAACCGCCCACTCTTGAATTTCATCTGGCTCCAACTGAGTGGCAACCTCTTCAACAGCGGTTTTATCGACAACTGCAACTTCAGGCTCTTCGGCACTAAGTGTCGCAATCTCAACTGTGTTTTGACCGATTAATTCATCAATTTCCGGTTCATCAGCAATATTGGTTGATTCGAGTTGGCTCAACAAACGTTGAACATCTTCCAAATCAGGTGCTTCAAATTCGTTGTATACCGTTTCAGTATAGGACGGAATAGGCTCGGGTTGTACTTCAGGTTGAGGGTCGAGGTTAAAACTCTCTTGCTCCGACTCCAACTCTTCAGGCGATTCAGCTATTGACGGCGATTCTACAGAATACTCTGCAGGTTCAGAAAGCGGTATATCATCCTCAGATACGACATCGCCAGCTATATCAAGATCCGGCTTGTCTACAATTACAGAGTCTGATGGATTGTCCGATTCTGCGAGCGTATCCTCTGTCACCCTTGTTTTGGCATCAAGTGCTTCTGCTTCCGCAGACGACAACAACCCCTCTTCATCAAGAAGCGAGGTAAAATATTCATCTAAAGCCTGTTCGCTAGAAAGCACTGAATCTTTAATCATCGAAAGCTAACCTCTCGAGATAAAGTAATAGCTGCTTATAGGCAAAAACGCCACGACTACCTGATGCAAAGTGTGAGGCAGGGAGATGTTTTAAACTCGCATCTCTAAATTTCGTATCAATAGGGATAGCGGAAGGCCATACCTGATTGGGATACCCTTTCTTTAGCTGAGTTAGTGTTTGCAATGAGGCGTTAGTGCGTTTGTCATACATCGTAGGAACAATTGTGGTCTTGAATGGTTCTGGACGCGACTTCTGCATAATCGCCAATGTGCGAACCATTCTCTCAAGCCCTTTCATGGCAAGAAACTCGGTTTGAACCGGAATTAATATTCTATCACTTGCCGCAAGCGCATTAACCATCATGACACCAAGAATCGGCGGACAGTCTATAAGCACATAGTCATATTCATCTTGAACAGACATTAGCGCTTTCTTTAGAATTAGCCCCATTCCACTTCGGTTACCCATGACACGATCCAATGTTGCCAATGACATATGCGCTGGAATAATATCGATATTTTCGATATCCGAACCCAGTATTAAGGTCTGAACGGTCGACTTTTCAACTTGTCTTAATTGAAAAAGATCAAACAAACTCGAGGGAACTTCATCGGAGTCGTAACCCAAATAAGTTGTTAACGATCCATGCGGATCGGTGTCAACCAATAGCACTCGGTGACCTTGTTTGCTTAACAACCCAGCAAGAGTAACCGTAGTCGTGGTTTTTCCCACTCCACCCTTTTGGTTAGCAACGCTCCAAACTACCACATTGGCTCCTTAGGATAGTCCAACTTCGACCAGAATACGCTCTGCAATTCGATCCAGAGGCAAATCTTCTGTCGATAAGCCCGCTTTTGCCACAGCCTGTGGCATGCCGTAAACCACACAGCTCTCTTCATCTTGTGCCCAAATGGTCGCACCAGCGGTTTTAAGCATCCGCGCGCCTTCACGACCGTCTGCCCCCATGCCGGTTAGTACCATAGACAACACTTTGTCTTGGTAGATTTTTGCTGCAGAGCCGAAGGTTACGTCCACACAAGGTTTGTAGTTCATCCGCTCACCGCCATCGATAATTCGCAGTTTTGCAGAACCAGGGCGACCATCAATCATCATTTGCTTACCGCCAGGCGCAAGGTACGCACAACCAGGCTTTAAGATGTCGCCATCTTCTGCTTCTTTCACCTGGATCTTACATAAAGAATTTAGACGAGCGGCAAATGCAGCAGTAAACGTAGCAGGCATATGTTGAATAAGAACAATCGGGTGCGGATAGTGGCCAGGCAATTTGGTCAGTATCTTTTGTAGCGCGACAGGTCCTCCCGTTGAAGTACCAATCGCTGTAATTTGATATTTCTTACCCGTTGCTCGAAATTTGGCACTCACTGGTCGACTGCGTTCTTGTGCCGGAGCAGGAGCCGATCTTTGCAATGCAGAAGCCGCCGGACGTGCAGGTGTACGTGCAGTCGCGCCAGTCGAAATACTGCTTTCGGATACGCCGCCAATTGGACGACGCATAAACACACGTTTCCGCGAAATTTCTTGTACGCGCTGCTGCAATAAAGTAACAGCTTCATCGCGATTACGAGCAATATCTTCGAATTTCTTAGGAAGAAAATCCAAAGCCCCAGCATCAAGTGCGTCTAGAGTAGCCTTGGCACCATCATGAGTAAGCGAAGAAAACATCAAAATTGGCGTTGGTTGCGCCTTCATGATTTCACGAACAGCCGTGATGCCGTCCATGACGGGCATCTCGATGTCCATTGTGATTACATCTGGTTTTATTTTGATGGCTTTTTCAACAGCTTCTTTACCATTGACGGCCATATCCACTACTTCTAGGCGCGGATCTGAGTTGATAATTTCACTTACGCGTCTGCGAAAAAAGCTCGAATCATCAACTACTAATACTCTTACCGCCATATTATCCCTTCAATTAAATATGCGAGCGAGTGGCATATTTCTTCAATAAGTTTGGTACATCTAGAATCAATGCAATATGACCATCACTGGTAATTGTCGCACCAGCCATACCCGGCGTACCTTGCAATAATTCATCGAGTGGTTTGATAACCACTTCTTCTTGACCTATCAAAGAGTCCACGACAAACCCAACACGCTGACTCCCCAATTGAACAATAACAACATGCCCATGGTTTGACTTTTTCTTTCCATCAGAACTACTTGGAACGAGCCAATGCTGAAGGTAGAACAGTGGAATCGATTTTTCTCGAACAATGATCGTAAGTTGACCATCGACGGTGTTAGTTTTGCTCAAATCTAGATGGAATATCTCGTTTACACTTGCTAATGGTAAAGCGAATGGTTGTCCAGACACGCCTACCATAAGTGTCGGCAGGATAGCTAGAGTCAACGGAACCTTGATGGTGATCTTGGTGCCTTTACCCATTTCGGAGTCAATATCAATA is a genomic window containing:
- the ccmB gene encoding heme exporter protein CcmB, translating into MTGAMISIIRRELLIAFRRQADILNPLWFFIIVVTLFPLSIGPEPNLLARISSGVVWVAALLSALLSLERLFRDDFQDGALEQMMLMPVPLPLAVMAKVIAHWILTGVPLILISPLLAILLSLDFNTWSAVVLTLLVGTPTLSFIGAIGVALTVGLQKGGVLLSLLVLPLYIPILIFATSAIDAAGLGVAYNGQIAILGAMLAGAATLTPFAISASLRISVN
- the ccmA gene encoding cytochrome c biogenesis heme-transporting ATPase CcmA, which translates into the protein MLDVSNLTAVRDERVLFEALSFEVNPGDLIQVEGRNGTGKTTLLRIIAGLGDSEEGSICWKGESIFSSREEYHSDLLFLGHQTGVKKELSAQENLEFYMNVHQGLKDKNALWEALAQVGLAGREDIPVGKLSAGQQRRVALARLWLSEHPLWILDEPLTAIDKQGVKVLESLFVSHAQKGGMVLLTTHQDMFADNPLLRKIKLGE
- a CDS encoding DUF2802 domain-containing protein; translation: MSDELYSVLPFVAGGSVLVALLLVLFFLRIRKSGRKKVDQQRQQVRALEKELQKTNKQLLEVRSVMVGLGQKVAEQQDIIQHLNERITEIEHTDNDGRLYTRASKMVQLGAGINELIEECELPKAEAELMMSLQNKIAGKEKVPPLSGRTAPRRRQDQRRPQKNVK
- a CDS encoding chemotaxis protein CheW, which produces MSQANEVEVRKDQVNDEVLQWVTFQLEDETYGINVMQVREVLRYTEIAPVPGAPDYVLGIINLRGNVVTVIDTRSRFGLMQGEITDNTRIIVIESERQVIGILVDSVAEVVYLRSSEIDTTPSVGTDESAKFIQGVSNRDGKLLILVDLNKLLSDEEWEEMAHL
- a CDS encoding chemotaxis protein CheW, which encodes MIKDSVLSSEQALDEYFTSLLDEEGLLSSAEAEALDAKTRVTEDTLAESDNPSDSVIVDKPDLDIAGDVVSEDDIPLSEPAEYSVESPSIAESPEELESEQESFNLDPQPEVQPEPIPSYTETVYNEFEAPDLEDVQRLLSQLESTNIADEPEIDELIGQNTVEIATLSAEEPEVAVVDKTAVEEVATQLEPDEIQEWAVDEPEVAIAEPDIAIAEPEIVVSEPEINVDEPEITKVESAPEVQRPIVEDKVEEPEVEVATEVEAQTKTGGDAEDTWHTVARHEAFQVLYFDVNNVTFAVPLDELGGIHRKNEELNHLIGRPDWYLGLQTSRKEQLDVVDTARWVMSEKLVDDSHRENYEYIVMLGESHWGLAANQLMGTEWLEPEKVRWRESAGKRPWLAGMVKEKMCALIHVEELVSMLNAGLDVKALDS
- a CDS encoding ParA family protein; the encoded protein is MVVWSVANQKGGVGKTTTTVTLAGLLSKQGHRVLLVDTDPHGSLTTYLGYDSDEVPSSLFDLFQLRQVEKSTVQTLILGSDIENIDIIPAHMSLATLDRVMGNRSGMGLILKKALMSVQDEYDYVLIDCPPILGVMMVNALAASDRILIPVQTEFLAMKGLERMVRTLAIMQKSRPEPFKTTIVPTMYDKRTNASLQTLTQLKKGYPNQVWPSAIPIDTKFRDASLKHLPASHFASGSRGVFAYKQLLLYLERLAFDD
- a CDS encoding protein-glutamate methylesterase/protein-glutamine glutaminase translates to MAVRVLVVDDSSFFRRRVSEIINSDPRLEVVDMAVNGKEAVEKAIKIKPDVITMDIEMPVMDGITAVREIMKAQPTPILMFSSLTHDGAKATLDALDAGALDFLPKKFEDIARNRDEAVTLLQQRVQEISRKRVFMRRPIGGVSESSISTGATARTPARPAASALQRSAPAPAQERSRPVSAKFRATGKKYQITAIGTSTGGPVALQKILTKLPGHYPHPIVLIQHMPATFTAAFAARLNSLCKIQVKEAEDGDILKPGCAYLAPGGKQMMIDGRPGSAKLRIIDGGERMNYKPCVDVTFGSAAKIYQDKVLSMVLTGMGADGREGARMLKTAGATIWAQDEESCVVYGMPQAVAKAGLSTEDLPLDRIAERILVEVGLS